The following nucleotide sequence is from Halomonas chromatireducens.
CGATACCTACGCCATCGCCCAGGGCAACCTGCTGGTGGGCGGCATGGGTGCCGCCGCCGGCGGCGCCGCCGTGCAGGTCAACCAGTTGGCCGGTGGCCGCATCCCTGGGGGAGCCATGGTCGAGCGGGAGGTACCGCTGAACCTGGGCGCCGAGGCGGGGCTGCTGGAGCTGGAACTCAAGCAGGCCGACTTCGGCACCGCCCAGCGAGTGGTCAACGCCATCAACGGCGAGTTTGGCCGGCCGGTGGCCGCCGCCCGCAACTCCCGGGTCATCGCCCTGGATGGCCCCATGAACGAGAACTCCCGGGTCAACTTCATGGCCCAGGTCGAGAATATCCGGATCACGCCCATGGAGGCCCCGGCCAAGGTGGTCTTCAACGCCCGCACCGGGTCGGTAGTCATGAACAGTGCGGTGACCCTGCGCCGGGCCGCCGTAGCCCATGGCAACCTCTCCATCGTCATCGATATGCGCTTTCTGGTCAGCCAGCCGCCGCCGTTTGGCGACGGCGAGACCGTGGTGGTGCCTGACACCGAGATCGAGGTCCAGGAGCAGGATGCCTACCTGCGTGTGGTCGAGGGAGCGGACCTGGTGGACGTGGTCAATGCCCTGAATGCGCTGGGCGCCACGCCGAGTGACCTGATGTCGATTCTCGAAGCCCTCAAGGCTTCCGGCTCGCTGCGTGCCGATCTGGAGATCATCTGATGAGCATCCAGGATTACAGCAGCCAGTTCGCCCTCGACGTCCAG
It contains:
- a CDS encoding flagellar basal body P-ring protein FlgI — encoded protein: MTLFKTLTVTLPRAQARRLVAKLALLLLAGLLALPVQAERIREIANFAGVRDNVLVGYGLVVGLDGTGDQTMQAPFTGQSLTNMLSQLGITVPPGTNMQLRNVAAVMITADLPPFSRPGQRLDINVSSIGNARSLRGGTLLMTPLKGADGDTYAIAQGNLLVGGMGAAAGGAAVQVNQLAGGRIPGGAMVEREVPLNLGAEAGLLELELKQADFGTAQRVVNAINGEFGRPVAAARNSRVIALDGPMNENSRVNFMAQVENIRITPMEAPAKVVFNARTGSVVMNSAVTLRRAAVAHGNLSIVIDMRFLVSQPPPFGDGETVVVPDTEIEVQEQDAYLRVVEGADLVDVVNALNALGATPSDLMSILEALKASGSLRADLEII